One genomic region from Arthrobacter sp. YN encodes:
- a CDS encoding GAF and ANTAR domain-containing protein, producing MVIKSRAERLSDTFVKLTDTLVADYDVLDLLHTLVEDAVDLLDAAQAGLLLSDANGNLQLLASTSEQSQLVELLQLEAGAGPCVECYHTGTVITVDDISALGDRWPAFQQIALDMGFRSVHAVPMRVHTRVIGAMGLFGAETGALTPEDASIAQAMADVATISLLQERTIREAGILNDQLQRALATRVLIEQAKGVIAQTKNLDMDDAFNVLRAHARSSRQNLHDVAENIVNRTLMI from the coding sequence ATGGTAATCAAAAGCAGAGCCGAACGTCTCAGCGATACGTTCGTGAAGCTTACCGACACCCTCGTTGCCGACTACGACGTCCTGGACTTGCTCCACACGCTCGTGGAGGACGCCGTCGATTTACTCGACGCCGCCCAGGCCGGGCTATTGCTCTCCGACGCCAACGGCAACCTGCAATTGCTGGCCTCCACCAGCGAGCAAAGCCAACTGGTGGAACTGCTCCAACTCGAAGCCGGAGCGGGCCCGTGCGTGGAGTGCTACCACACAGGAACAGTCATCACCGTCGATGACATCAGCGCCCTTGGTGACCGCTGGCCGGCCTTTCAGCAGATTGCCTTGGACATGGGCTTCAGGTCAGTGCACGCCGTACCCATGCGCGTCCACACCAGGGTCATCGGCGCCATGGGCCTGTTCGGCGCCGAAACCGGCGCCCTGACCCCCGAAGACGCCTCCATCGCCCAGGCCATGGCCGACGTCGCCACCATCAGCCTCCTGCAGGAGCGCACCATCCGCGAAGCAGGCATCCTCAACGACCAACTCCAACGCGCGTTGGCCACCCGGGTGCTCATCGAGCAAGCCAAAGGTGTCATCGCGCAGACCAAAAACCTCGACATGGACGACGCCTTCAACGTGCTCCGCGCACATGCCCGCTCCTCCCGGCAAAATCTTCACGATGTCGCCGAGAACATCGTTAATCGCACTTTGATGATTTAG
- a CDS encoding GAF and ANTAR domain-containing protein, giving the protein MTPSPAYGPHGDLCAAFLQELPIDGAAVSIFGGSSAETLMCASDSTAARLDELQYDLGDGPRWDVLRTHLPVMISDLSDAGVRAWPAFAEAATVTDAAALFVFPLLAGGLVIGVAELYSTSPGNFSHAQTSRAAQISSRTAWTLLRGLLPEDENESAAIPLARREIHQATGMVLVQTDSTPDEALLLLRGHAFASGRSLQDTALDVVSRRLEFTPEAGAADPGSQ; this is encoded by the coding sequence ATGACTCCATCGCCGGCTTATGGTCCCCACGGTGACCTTTGCGCCGCATTCCTCCAGGAATTGCCCATCGATGGAGCAGCTGTTTCCATTTTCGGCGGTTCCTCGGCCGAGACGTTGATGTGCGCCTCCGACTCAACGGCTGCCCGGCTCGATGAGCTCCAGTACGATCTGGGGGACGGACCACGGTGGGATGTTCTCCGCACCCACCTCCCTGTCATGATCTCCGATCTGAGCGACGCCGGAGTGCGGGCCTGGCCGGCTTTCGCCGAAGCGGCAACCGTGACCGACGCAGCGGCACTCTTCGTCTTCCCGTTGCTCGCCGGGGGTCTCGTCATCGGCGTGGCGGAGCTATACAGCACCTCACCGGGCAATTTCAGCCACGCCCAGACCAGCCGGGCCGCCCAAATCTCCAGCAGGACCGCCTGGACCTTGCTACGGGGATTGTTGCCAGAGGATGAGAACGAATCGGCGGCCATTCCCTTGGCCCGGCGGGAAATCCATCAAGCAACCGGCATGGTGCTGGTCCAAACAGACAGCACACCAGACGAAGCGTTGTTGTTGCTGCGGGGCCACGCTTTCGCGAGCGGAAGATCATTGCAGGACACCGCTTTGGACGTTGTGAGCCGGCGGCTGGAATTCACACCGGAAGCGGGCGCTGCCGATCCGGGTTCACAGTAA
- a CDS encoding GAF and ANTAR domain-containing protein, with translation MTDDELEEGFDRLNRLITSTDDLQGFLQGMAGLASESLSRARGTQIECAVALHRRKHRTTIAGSSDIAVWLDQIEQRLGEGPCLEAMDVGHAIVVSDATEEQRWPNFSRTLADEGYRSAMGIPLELGSDAKAVLDFFAAPAEQFTPESVADARIFGDMAARALRLAIRITTSEQLVENLKAALEGRTVIDLACGMIMAQNRCSQFQAMEILKKASSDRNQKLYEVADTIVQRVNNSQASTFFEK, from the coding sequence ATGACAGACGACGAGCTCGAGGAAGGATTCGATCGCCTGAACCGGCTGATCACTTCGACCGACGACCTTCAGGGCTTCCTTCAGGGCATGGCCGGGCTGGCCTCGGAGAGTTTGTCCCGCGCACGAGGCACTCAGATCGAATGCGCTGTTGCATTACACCGTCGCAAGCACCGCACCACAATCGCGGGCAGCAGCGACATCGCCGTCTGGCTGGATCAAATAGAACAGCGCCTCGGCGAAGGACCCTGCCTCGAAGCGATGGACGTGGGCCACGCCATTGTCGTCTCGGATGCAACGGAGGAGCAACGATGGCCCAACTTCAGCAGGACACTTGCCGATGAGGGGTACCGCAGCGCCATGGGCATCCCCCTCGAGCTGGGCTCCGACGCCAAGGCAGTTCTGGACTTCTTCGCAGCACCGGCAGAACAGTTCACTCCGGAGTCCGTTGCCGACGCCCGGATTTTTGGGGACATGGCGGCCCGGGCCCTGCGTCTTGCTATCCGGATCACGACGTCCGAACAGTTGGTCGAGAATCTCAAAGCCGCCTTGGAAGGGCGAACAGTTATCGACCTTGCGTGCGGAATGATCATGGCCCAGAACCGGTGCAGCCAGTTCCAAGCCATGGAAATCCTCAAGAAAGCATCGAGCGACAGAAATCAAAAACTCTACGAAGTGGCCGACACCATAGTCCAACGCGTCAACAATTCCCAGGCCTCAACCTTCTTCGAGAAATAA
- a CDS encoding potassium-transporting ATPase subunit F encodes MTLDAIMWIGLFIAGLATVGYLLAVLLHPEKW; translated from the coding sequence ATGACGTTGGATGCGATCATGTGGATCGGGCTCTTCATCGCGGGCCTCGCTACGGTGGGCTATCTGCTGGCAGTGTTGCTTCACCCGGAAAAGTGGTGA
- the kdpA gene encoding potassium-transporting ATPase subunit KdpA — MVFSTASFITQIVVLLLVLLLLHKPLGLYLERVFSGTKSSRPERLFYRLAGVDAGTEQSWSVYLRSVLVFSAVSILMIFLLQRLQGVLPGSNDLPGVDPWIAMNTAISFVTNTNWQTYVPEATVGIFVQMCLLAVQNFLSAAVGIVVVVALIRGIMRTTTDRLGNFWVDLARASFRVLLPLATVGAIALVIGGVVQNFWSTEVTNAAGGVTQVIPGGPVASQETIKVLGTNGGGYFNANSAHPFENPSIFTSMFEVFLILLIPSALPYMYGRMVGDQRQGYTVAGVMAALWLTSTALMGWAVAAGQGTATAAAGGLGEGFEQRLGPAASSIFAASTTLTSTGAVNVAHDSLSPLAGGIAMLNMMLGEVAPGGTGSGLYGMLVLAIIAVFIAGLMVGRTPEFLGKKIGPREMKLAALYILVTPTLVLAMAGVTVLLPDVMANAPASGPHQFSEVLYAFTSGANNNGSAFGGITSSGPYLSVMLGIAMLLGRFLPIALVLALAGSFARQRKIPASSGTVPTHGWLFGSLLLSVTVIMTALSYFPALALGPLAEGLIK; from the coding sequence ATGGTCTTCAGCACTGCCTCCTTCATCACTCAAATAGTTGTCCTTTTGCTCGTTCTCCTGCTCTTGCACAAGCCCTTGGGCTTGTATCTCGAGCGGGTTTTCTCGGGTACTAAATCGTCGCGGCCTGAGAGGTTGTTCTACCGCTTGGCCGGGGTCGATGCCGGAACTGAACAGAGCTGGTCTGTGTATCTGCGCAGCGTTCTGGTGTTCTCGGCGGTCTCCATTCTGATGATTTTCCTGCTGCAGCGTCTCCAAGGGGTGCTTCCCGGCAGCAATGACCTTCCGGGCGTCGACCCGTGGATCGCGATGAACACGGCTATCTCGTTCGTCACCAATACCAACTGGCAAACTTACGTGCCGGAGGCCACTGTGGGCATTTTCGTCCAGATGTGCCTGCTGGCGGTCCAGAACTTCCTCTCGGCCGCCGTGGGGATCGTAGTGGTGGTCGCCCTGATCCGCGGCATCATGCGAACCACAACCGACCGTCTTGGCAACTTCTGGGTTGACCTCGCGCGGGCCTCCTTCCGGGTCCTGCTTCCCCTGGCAACCGTGGGGGCCATCGCGTTGGTGATCGGCGGCGTCGTCCAGAACTTCTGGTCCACGGAGGTCACCAACGCCGCTGGCGGGGTCACGCAGGTGATTCCCGGTGGACCGGTCGCTTCCCAGGAAACAATCAAGGTTTTGGGTACCAACGGCGGCGGCTACTTCAACGCGAACTCAGCGCACCCGTTCGAGAACCCGAGCATTTTCACCAGCATGTTCGAAGTCTTCCTGATCCTGCTGATCCCCTCGGCGCTCCCGTATATGTACGGGAGGATGGTGGGGGACCAGCGCCAGGGCTACACCGTTGCCGGCGTCATGGCCGCTCTCTGGCTGACCTCCACGGCGTTGATGGGTTGGGCTGTTGCCGCGGGCCAAGGAACCGCGACGGCGGCTGCCGGCGGTCTGGGCGAAGGTTTCGAACAGCGCCTGGGTCCGGCGGCCAGCTCGATTTTCGCCGCTTCCACCACCCTGACGTCCACCGGAGCAGTCAACGTCGCACACGATTCCCTGTCCCCGTTGGCCGGCGGCATCGCGATGCTGAACATGATGCTCGGCGAGGTGGCCCCGGGAGGCACCGGCTCCGGACTGTACGGGATGCTGGTCCTGGCCATCATCGCCGTCTTCATTGCCGGCCTGATGGTGGGCCGCACGCCTGAATTCCTGGGCAAGAAGATCGGCCCCCGGGAGATGAAGCTCGCAGCCCTTTACATCCTGGTGACACCCACCTTGGTGCTGGCCATGGCTGGCGTCACGGTGCTGCTGCCGGACGTCATGGCCAACGCACCGGCGTCCGGTCCGCACCAGTTCAGTGAGGTGCTCTACGCCTTTACCTCGGGTGCGAACAACAACGGTTCTGCCTTCGGCGGCATCACCAGCTCCGGTCCCTACCTCTCAGTGATGCTCGGGATCGCCATGCTGCTCGGCCGTTTTCTGCCCATCGCGCTGGTGTTGGCGCTGGCGGGTTCCTTCGCCAGGCAACGCAAGATCCCGGCGTCGTCCGGAACCGTCCCCACGCACGGTTGGCTCTTCGGATCACTGCTTCTCAGCGTGACCGTGATCATGACCGCACTGAGCTATTTCCCGGCCCTCGCTTTGGGCCCCCTCGCAGAAGGACTCATCAAATGA
- the kdpB gene encoding potassium-transporting ATPase subunit KdpB, whose translation MTRSTTASASETAALTYADGNPLGTPGEHKHHTKAPAKLNAATIRSALPVALKKLSPRQMIHSPVMFVVLVGAAICTVICVVKPDVFGIAVTVWLWLTVLFGTLSEAIAEGRGKAQADSLRASRQGVFARLRLEDGSTKAVPGTDLKLNDVVICEAGDVIPSDGEIIEGLASVDESTITGESAPVIRESGGDRSSVTGGTKVLSDRILVRITAEPGATFIDRMIKLVEGAVRQKTPNEVALHVLLVSLTIVFLVVTMTLAPFASLAGATPSPIVLVALLVCLIPTTIGALVPAIGIAGMDRLVQHNVLATSGRAVETAGDITTLLLDKTGTITYGNRRAVNFYPANNVELSDLIEAARLSSLADETPEGRSIVDLANDKGANGPGLEQIRKASKEILIVEFTASTRMSGLDLDGRRIRKGAASAVERYVTEAGGRMPAEVQRRVQEISAVGGTPLLVAEATHDGGVRVLGTVHLADVVKPGMHARFAELRKMGIRTVMITGDNPVTAKAIAAEAGVDDFVAEATPEDKLDVIRREQGEGRLVAMTGDGTNDAPALAAADVGVAMNSGTPAAKEAANMVDLDSDPTKLINIVGIGKQLLITRGALTTFSVANDVAKYFAIVPALFTAAFPGLGLLNIMGLATPASAILSAVIFNALIIIVLVPLALRGVKYRAVSANQALGRNLLLYGLGGLVAPFLGIKLIDLLISLIPGIG comes from the coding sequence ATGACTCGGTCCACCACGGCATCCGCATCGGAAACCGCCGCGCTGACCTACGCCGACGGCAACCCTCTCGGAACCCCTGGAGAACACAAACACCACACCAAAGCGCCGGCAAAGCTGAACGCTGCCACCATCCGGTCCGCCCTTCCAGTGGCGCTGAAAAAGCTCTCCCCTCGGCAAATGATCCATTCACCAGTGATGTTCGTGGTGCTGGTCGGCGCCGCCATCTGCACGGTGATCTGTGTGGTCAAGCCGGACGTGTTCGGCATCGCAGTGACAGTCTGGCTCTGGCTCACCGTGCTGTTCGGCACGCTGTCCGAGGCTATCGCCGAAGGCCGCGGAAAAGCCCAGGCCGACAGTCTTCGGGCCAGCCGCCAGGGTGTTTTCGCGCGGCTCCGCTTGGAGGATGGTAGCACCAAGGCGGTTCCCGGAACGGACCTTAAGTTGAACGACGTTGTCATCTGTGAAGCCGGCGACGTCATCCCGTCCGACGGCGAGATCATCGAGGGCCTGGCCAGCGTTGACGAGTCCACCATCACGGGCGAATCAGCGCCGGTCATCCGTGAATCCGGCGGTGACCGTTCGTCCGTCACCGGTGGCACGAAGGTCCTCTCCGACCGCATCCTGGTCCGTATTACTGCCGAGCCGGGGGCCACGTTCATCGACAGGATGATCAAGCTCGTTGAAGGCGCAGTGAGGCAAAAAACGCCCAACGAAGTCGCCCTGCACGTGCTGCTGGTGTCCCTCACCATCGTCTTCCTGGTGGTCACCATGACGCTGGCGCCATTCGCCTCCTTGGCAGGCGCCACACCATCGCCCATCGTGCTGGTGGCCCTGCTGGTCTGCTTGATTCCCACAACTATTGGGGCTTTGGTTCCGGCTATCGGCATCGCGGGTATGGACCGGCTGGTCCAGCATAATGTCCTGGCAACCTCCGGGCGTGCGGTGGAAACGGCAGGCGATATCACAACGTTGCTGCTGGATAAGACCGGCACCATCACCTACGGCAACCGGCGCGCAGTCAATTTCTACCCGGCCAACAACGTGGAGCTCTCCGATCTCATCGAAGCCGCACGCCTGTCCAGCTTGGCTGATGAGACCCCCGAAGGGCGCTCCATCGTGGACCTCGCCAACGACAAGGGTGCGAACGGTCCCGGCTTGGAGCAGATCCGGAAAGCCTCGAAGGAAATTCTCATTGTTGAGTTCACGGCCAGCACCCGCATGAGCGGTTTGGACCTTGACGGGCGCCGGATCCGGAAAGGCGCCGCGTCCGCCGTCGAACGCTATGTCACGGAGGCAGGCGGGCGCATGCCCGCAGAGGTCCAGCGTCGAGTGCAGGAGATATCAGCTGTGGGCGGCACGCCGCTGCTGGTTGCCGAAGCCACGCACGACGGCGGAGTCCGGGTTTTGGGAACAGTGCACCTGGCCGACGTGGTCAAGCCGGGCATGCACGCCCGGTTCGCCGAACTCCGCAAAATGGGGATCCGGACGGTCATGATCACGGGCGACAACCCTGTCACGGCAAAAGCGATTGCGGCGGAGGCCGGCGTCGACGATTTCGTCGCTGAAGCCACACCCGAAGACAAACTGGACGTCATCCGCCGCGAGCAGGGCGAAGGCCGCCTGGTTGCGATGACCGGCGACGGCACCAACGACGCACCTGCCCTTGCTGCCGCCGACGTTGGCGTGGCCATGAACTCCGGGACACCGGCTGCCAAGGAAGCGGCGAACATGGTGGACCTGGATTCCGATCCCACCAAACTGATCAACATCGTGGGCATCGGTAAACAGTTGCTCATCACCCGGGGAGCGTTGACCACGTTCTCGGTGGCGAACGACGTAGCAAAGTACTTCGCGATAGTCCCGGCACTGTTTACCGCAGCGTTCCCGGGCCTGGGACTGCTGAACATCATGGGCCTGGCCACGCCGGCCTCAGCCATCCTGTCAGCCGTGATCTTCAACGCCCTCATCATCATTGTGCTGGTGCCGCTGGCTTTGCGTGGCGTGAAGTACCGGGCGGTGTCGGCAAACCAAGCGCTCGGCAGGAACCTGCTCCTCTACGGCCTCGGCGGACTCGTAGCACCGTTCCTCGGCATCAAACTGATTGACCTTCTCATTTCCCTCATCCCCGGCATCGGCTAG
- the kdpC gene encoding K(+)-transporting ATPase subunit C has product MNMLLGYLRQAGTAFRFLLLATLILGLAYPLAVFGVGQAVAPFQANGSIVKDDAGNPAASALIAQASADDAGTQDPAWFHTRPSAVGWDPASSSASNLGPNDAKLLDAVTANRAAVAESEGVSEAAVPADAVTASGSGLDPDISVEYATLQIPRVAKAQGLSLEAVQGLVDKYTSDGLEAFLGQPGVNVTELNLAVAEVAR; this is encoded by the coding sequence ATGAACATGCTGCTCGGCTACCTCCGACAGGCAGGCACCGCCTTCCGGTTCCTGCTCCTCGCCACCCTCATCTTGGGGCTTGCCTACCCGTTGGCAGTCTTCGGGGTGGGACAGGCTGTTGCCCCGTTCCAGGCCAACGGCTCCATCGTCAAAGACGACGCCGGAAATCCGGCGGCTTCAGCGCTGATCGCGCAGGCTTCCGCTGACGACGCAGGGACTCAGGACCCGGCCTGGTTCCACACGCGACCCTCGGCCGTTGGCTGGGACCCGGCGTCGTCGTCGGCCAGCAATCTGGGTCCCAACGACGCAAAATTGCTCGACGCCGTCACCGCCAACCGCGCGGCCGTTGCGGAGTCGGAAGGCGTCAGTGAGGCCGCTGTGCCTGCAGATGCCGTGACGGCCAGCGGCTCGGGACTGGACCCGGACATCTCCGTTGAGTACGCCACACTCCAGATCCCGCGGGTGGCGAAAGCGCAGGGGCTCAGTCTTGAAGCTGTTCAAGGCCTCGTGGACAAGTACACGAGTGATGGACTGGAAGCATTTTTAGGCCAACCAGGGGTGAATGTCACTGAGCTGAATCTGGCCGTTGCGGAGGTCGCACGGTGA